A window of Polyodon spathula isolate WHYD16114869_AA chromosome 22, ASM1765450v1, whole genome shotgun sequence contains these coding sequences:
- the LOC121296816 gene encoding transmembrane protein 116-like, whose amino-acid sequence MQRFPRFNEGHHTLISNLTGLEHDWTAVYDAVRWIQFIMAILSILGSGSIITYAAFQNLIKTPEIRPLFYLSFTDLLLGVSWLVGAVLYREPLGSQNIACYNLQSIGHIFYMASFFYTINYTWFLYTDLKKKYNRTVNGFSQVGSNHAYRVSRIVTILSGVIPVFLMAPVFWGGNVAKCYQNFSQPYKCLLMHTGTLEPATGCNEDDTKVCHAMHYYGISVFLLTFFCTFTGIVVLLVKARSLYKRFVNSSGFLGDQQWVNISVIERRVILYPTAAFCCWGPAVVLATVKLFNPAGQEKFYVSLYILQAFTSASQGILNCFVYGFTQHMFHFMKKKTSRDVDTQTPLLRSQKKCYASRHSVSTGSSQTTG is encoded by the exons ATGCAACGTTTTCCACGCTTTAACGAAGGGCACCATACTCTGATTTCAAATTTAACAGGCTTGGAACACGACTGGACTGCG GTCTATGATGCTGTACGATGGATCCAGTTTATCATGGCTATTTTAAG TATCTTAGGTTCAGGCTCTAtcattacttatgctgcattccaGAATTTAATCAAGACTCCAGAG ATCCGGCCCCTCTTCTACCTGAGCTTCACTGACCTGCTGCTGGGGGTCAGCTGGCTGGTTGGAGCTGTGTTGTACAGAGAACCTCTGGGCAGTCAGAACATCGCCTGCTACAACCTGCAATCCATAGGACAT ATATTTTACATGGCTTCCTTCTTCTACACTATAAACTACACCTGGTTCCTGTACACGGatttaaagaaaaagtacaaCAGGACAGTGAATGGCTTCTCTCAAGTG GGTTCAAACCATGCATATCGAGTCAGCAGGATTGTGACAATTTTATcagg TGTGATCCCTGTTTTCCTCATGGCTCCGGTGTTCTGGGGTGGCAATGTTGCAAAGTGCTACCAGAACTTCAGCCAGCCCTACAA ATGTCTTCTGATGCACACTGGGACCCTGGAGCCTGCCACAGGCTGCAATGAAGATGACACCAAGGTCTGCCACGCCATGCATTACTATGGCATCAGTGTCTTCCTGCTGACTTTCTTCTGCACGTTCACAGGCATCGTG GTTTTGCTGGTGAAAGCTCGCTCGCTGTACAAGCGCTTTGTGAACTCCAGTGGGTTTCTGGGAGACCAGCAGTGGGTGAACATCAGTGTGATCGAGCGCAGGGTCATCCTCTACCCCACCGCTGCCTTCTGCTGCTGGGGGCCAG CTGTAGTTCTTGCGACAGTGAAGCTGTTTAACCCAGCTGGCCAGGAGAAGTTCTATGTGTCCCTCTACATTCTTCAG GCGTTCACCTCGGCCTCACAGGGCATCCTGAACTGCTTCGTGTACGGCTTCACGCAGCACATGTTCCACTTCATGAAGAAAAAGACGTCCCGGGACGTCGACACCCAGACCCCGTTACTGCGCTCCCAGAAGAAATGCTACGCCTCTCGCCACTCCGTCAGCACAGGCTCCTCCCAGACAACAGGCTAG